The Polaribacter sp. Q13 sequence GCACATCAGCGTATTTTATACGAAGATTTCTTAGAAAGTATTACCGTAAAAGAAGCCAATAGTCAGCAATTATTATTTCCGGTTAAAATCTCTTATACATCTGCAGAAATAGAAATGATTTATACCATAAAAACCGAATTAGAAAATGCAGGTTTTTCTTTTGATGAATTTACAAAAGATAGTGTTACTATAAAAGGAATTCCGGTTTCCGTTACAGAAAGTAAAATAACTATTATATTAGAAGAATTATTAAGTGATATAGATTTAGAAGTGCCAGACGCTAGTTTTAGTCATTTTGACGTAATGGCTAAATCATTTGCAAAAACATTGTCTATAAAAACAGGAACTCAACTTTCTGAAAGAGAACAAGAAGGCTTGGTAAATGATTTATTTTCTTGCAAAGAACCTACTGTTTCTCCTTTTGGAAAACCCACTTTTAAAACACTAACATTAAACGAAATAGATAATCTATTTAACAGTTAAAAATGAATAATAAACTTACAGATGCTATAAAACATTTAATTATTATAAATGTAATTTTATTTGTTGCTCCACAACTTTTAAAAATAGATTTAACAAATGTTTTGGCTTTACATTTTCCTAAAAATGAACATTTCGGAATTTGGCAATATGTAACTCACATGTTTATGCATGGTAGTTTTGGTCATATATTATTTAATATGTATGGTTTATGGGCTTTTGGAACACCTTTAGAACAAATGTGGGGAAAAAAGAAGTTTATATTCTTCTATTTTTCTGCCGGAATTGGAGCAGGAGTTATTTATACTTTAGTTAATTATTATCAATTTAATGGAATATACGATCAACTTATAGCATTAGGATTAAATGCTTCAGATATTCAAAACATATTAAATAGTGGTAGTTATAATGATTCTCTTATTACCCTTTCTAGCGAAACTATGAATAAATTTTACAGCTTATATCATACTCCTGCAATTGGAGCTTCTGGAGCAGTGTATGGGGTTTTAGTTGCCTTTGGAATGTATTTTAAAGACGCAAAATTGGCTTTAATATTTTTCCCTGTTCCTATTGCTGCAAAGTACTTTATTCCTGTTATTATTTTAGGTGATTTGTTTTTTGGAATGACAAAGTATTCTATTGGAAATATAGCACACTTTGCTCATGTTGGTGGTGCTTTAATAGGCTTTATTATTGCCTGGTATTGGAAAAAAAATCAATTTAAATCAAGTTAATGAGTTTTATAGATGAAATAAAAAACCGCTATAAAAGTGGAAATATCGTAGAAAAATTAATCTACGTAAATATTGCTGTTTTTGTTTTTACCTTATTAGTTTCTGTTTTTCAAGATTTGTATAAAGGAGAAATAAATTGGGTAGTAGAATGGTTTTCTTTAGATGATAACTTATCTTCTATACTTACAAAACCATGGACTATTATTACTTATGGATTTTTGCATGCAGACTTTTTACATATTCTTTTAAATCTAATCACCTTATTTTTTGTTGGAAATCTATTTATAGAATATTTTACACAAAAACAATTATTAACTTTTTACTTATTAGGAACTCTTTTTGGTGGAATTTTATTCATTTTAAGCCAAAATTATTTTCCCTTATTTCAAGGACAATCTTCTATGTTAGTAGGGGCTTCCGCAGGAATTTCAGCCATTTTTATAGGCATAACCACCTACATGCCTAATTATCAATTAAAAATACGCTTTATTGGTTTTGTAAAACTTTGGCACCTTGCTGCCATTTGGGTTGGTTTAGATATTTTAGCCTTATCCGGAGGTAATGCAGGAGGACATTTTGCTCATTTAGGCGGCGCATTATTCGGTTTTTTTTACGTTAAGAAAGCGGCAAATAAAGAAATAAAAATTTGGGAGTATTTTTCTTCCTTTTTTTCATCAAAACAGAAACCTTTAAAAACGGTATACAAAGCTCCTAAAAAGACTGCTAATTCAAGTAATAATAACAATTTAAATCAGCAGCAAATAGATAGTATTTTAGATAAAATTAGTAAATCTGGTTATGATACTTTAACCAAAGCCGAGAAAGAATTTTTGTTTAAACAAGGAAGAAAATAACATGAAGAAATTATCGCTTTTTGACAAGGTTATATACACTATAAATGGGCTATTGGCTTCAATTTTATTGCTGTCTTATTTTCTACGTTATATCTCTCCAAAAACGTTACCTGTTTTTGTTGTTTTAAGTACTTTTATCCCTTTACTAATTATAATTAATATAATTTTTGTCTTTTATTGGTTAATAAAACTAAAAAAACAACTTTTATTATCTTCTTTAGTTTTAATAATAGGATTCTTTTTCTCTACTCCTCTTTTTAAAATTTCTAGTAAAACCTCAGCTTTAAATAATGATTTAAAGGTAATGTCTTATAATGTTAAATCTTTTGATCTTTTTATAAAAAAAGATTCTAAAGGTAAAGAGCTAAATGGTTTTGAATTTATTAAAGTTAAAGATCCCGACATTTTAGTAGTTCAAGAATTTTACAAATCTAAAAAAGTAAATATTTCATTTCCCTATAAATATATTAGGCTAGGGCAAAAAAACCATAAATATGGAATGGCCATTTATTCTAAATATAAAATAATAAATTCTGGTTCTTTCGATTTTAAAAACACGGTTAATAATATAATTTTTGCGGATATTGTAAAGGATAAAGACACTATAAGAATCTATGGTACACATTTAGAATCTCTTGGAATAAGACCGCATGAAGAAAATTTTGGTCAAAAAAATTCAGAAAAACTATTAAGAAGAGTTACAAATTCCTTTAAAAAACAAGCAGAACAGACAGAACTCTTTTTAGCCCATGAAAAAGAATGGAAAGGCAAAAAAATTGTTTGTGGAGATTTTAATAACACATCATATTCTTGGGTTTACAACCAAATTTCTAGAGGTAAAAAAGATGCTTTTATAGATGCAGGTAAAGGATTTGGAAAAAGTTTTGATTACCCTTTTCCCATGAGGATAGATTTTATTTTAACAGATAATACAGCAACAATAAATCAA is a genomic window containing:
- a CDS encoding endonuclease/exonuclease/phosphatase family protein, yielding MKKLSLFDKVIYTINGLLASILLLSYFLRYISPKTLPVFVVLSTFIPLLIIINIIFVFYWLIKLKKQLLLSSLVLIIGFFFSTPLFKISSKTSALNNDLKVMSYNVKSFDLFIKKDSKGKELNGFEFIKVKDPDILVVQEFYKSKKVNISFPYKYIRLGQKNHKYGMAIYSKYKIINSGSFDFKNTVNNIIFADIVKDKDTIRIYGTHLESLGIRPHEENFGQKNSEKLLRRVTNSFKKQAEQTELFLAHEKEWKGKKIVCGDFNNTSYSWVYNQISRGKKDAFIDAGKGFGKSFDYPFPMRIDFILTDNTATINQFKTYTEKYSDHYPIMARINW
- a CDS encoding rhomboid family intramembrane serine protease; this encodes MNNKLTDAIKHLIIINVILFVAPQLLKIDLTNVLALHFPKNEHFGIWQYVTHMFMHGSFGHILFNMYGLWAFGTPLEQMWGKKKFIFFYFSAGIGAGVIYTLVNYYQFNGIYDQLIALGLNASDIQNILNSGSYNDSLITLSSETMNKFYSLYHTPAIGASGAVYGVLVAFGMYFKDAKLALIFFPVPIAAKYFIPVIILGDLFFGMTKYSIGNIAHFAHVGGALIGFIIAWYWKKNQFKSS
- a CDS encoding rhomboid family intramembrane serine protease, with translation MSFIDEIKNRYKSGNIVEKLIYVNIAVFVFTLLVSVFQDLYKGEINWVVEWFSLDDNLSSILTKPWTIITYGFLHADFLHILLNLITLFFVGNLFIEYFTQKQLLTFYLLGTLFGGILFILSQNYFPLFQGQSSMLVGASAGISAIFIGITTYMPNYQLKIRFIGFVKLWHLAAIWVGLDILALSGGNAGGHFAHLGGALFGFFYVKKAANKEIKIWEYFSSFFSSKQKPLKTVYKAPKKTANSSNNNNLNQQQIDSILDKISKSGYDTLTKAEKEFLFKQGRK